From the genome of Perca flavescens isolate YP-PL-M2 chromosome 1, PFLA_1.0, whole genome shotgun sequence, one region includes:
- the LOC114569071 gene encoding high choriolytic enzyme 1-like yields the protein MLVFSWSLVTLLLVSSSWAEEDVATLEDFSKELPVGQLLERANRDRTPDLDEPTLIGGDIAVKPGADRNADPCTSEGCLWLKNANGNVYIPYYISNQYSSREAAIITRGLESFSSVSCIRFRPYQNGDHEWLSIESRNGCYSYVGRQGGAQTVSLARSGCLYHSTVQHELLHALGFNHEQTRSDRDSYIKVYWENIQDGMSYNFNIINTLNQGTPYDYNSVMQYEKYAFSKNNRPTMMPIPDPNVSFGQATQMSRNDIDRLNRLYQC from the exons ATGTTGGTTTTCTCCTGGTCTCTCGTGACCCTGCTGCTGGTGTCCTCTTCCTGGGCCGAG GAAG ATGTTGCTACCCTTGAGGACTTTTCAAAGGAGCTGCCTGTTGGTCAACTGCTGGAGAGAGCCAACAGAGACCGCA CCCCTGACTTGGACGAGCCCACCCTGATTGGAGGAGACATCGCTGTGAAGCCAGGGGCCGACAGAAACGCTGACCCCTGCACCTCCGAAGGCTGCCTGTGGCTGAAGAATGCCAATGGGAATGTCTACATTCCCTACTACATTTCCAACCAATACT CCTCCCGCGAAGCGGCCATCATCACTCGTGGACTGGAGTCTTTCTCTTCAGTTTCCTGCATCCGTTTCAGACCCTACCAGAACGGTGATCATGAGTGGCTGAGCATCGAGTCCAGGAACGG CTGCTACTCCTACGTGGGTCGTCAGGGTGGTGCTCAGACTGTGTCTCTGGCCCGCAGTGGATGTCTGTACCACAGCACCGTCCAGCACGAGCTGCTCCACGCCCTCGGCTTCAACCACGAACAGACCCGCTCCGACAGGGACAGCTACATCAAGGTGTACTGGGAAAACATCCAGGATG GAATGTCGTACAACTTCAACATAATCAACACTCTGAACCAGGGAACTCCTTACGACTACAACTCTGTCATGCAATATGAGAA GTACGCCTTCTCCAAGAACAACCGCCCCACTATGATGCCCATTCCCGACCCTAACGTGTCCTTCGGCCAGGCCACCCAGATGAGCAGGAATGACATTGATAGGCTGAACAGGCTGTACCAGTGCT AA
- the LOC114569005 gene encoding low choriolytic enzyme, which produces MARMSVFRFSALALLLLSACCWADNEAEDDSAELSVSELLERANSNLIRSDDDPILTGGDIAIDSEDERNADPCTSRGCMWGKYTDGKVYVPYYITNHFSDREKAIIIRGLESFSSFSCIRFRPTQSNDRDWLSIESQNGCYSFVGRRGGKQVVSLARSGCLYHGTVQHELLHALGFNHEQTRSDRDNHIRVMLQNVQSGMEHNFNKIATLNQGTPYDYNSVMQYHKYAFSKNNQPTMVPIPNANVSFGNAKEMSRNDIARLNTLYKC; this is translated from the exons ATGGCTCGTATGTCTGTTTTCAGATTCTCAGCTctggctctgctgctgctgtctgccTGCTGTTGGGCCGACAATGAG gcAGAGGATGACTCAGCGGAGCTTTCTGTCTCTGAACTTCTGGAGAGAGCCAACAGTAATCTGA TCCGTTCTGACGATGATCCCATCCTGACTGGAGGAGACATCGCCATCGACAGCGAGGACGAGAGAAACGCCGACCCCTGCACCAGCCGGGGCTGCATGTGGGGCAAATACACTGACGGGAAGGTCTACGTTCCTTATTACATCACTAACCACTTCT CTGACCGGGAGAAGGCCATCATCATCCGTGGACTGGAGtccttctcttccttctcctgCATCCGCTTCAGGCCCACCCAAAGCAACGACCGCGACTGGCTGAGCATCGAGTCCCAGAATGG CTGCTACTCCTTCGTTGGCCGTCGTGGTGGGAAGCAGGTGGTGTCTCTGGCCCGGAGTGGATGCCTTTACCATGGCACGGTGCAGCACGAGCTGCTCCACGCTCTGGGCTTCAACCATGAACAGACCCGCTCTGACAGGGACAACCACATCAGGGTCATGCTGCAAAACGTTCAGTCTG gaaTGGAGCACAACTTCAATAAGATCGCCACCCTGAACCAGGGCACTCCCTACGATTACAACTCTGTCATGCAGTACCACAA GTACGCCTtctccaagaacaaccagcccACCATGGTCCCCATCCCCAACGCCAACGTGTCCTTTGGCAACGCCAAGGAGATGAGTCGCAACGACATTGCCAGGCTCAACACTCTCTACAAGTGCT AA